One Calditrichota bacterium genomic window, GGCACGCAGCGACTCATCGTTACGATAGTGGGAGATAAGTGCATACGAGGTGAGAGTGGTGAGCTCCCAGAAAATGTACAGCTGCAGCAGGTTCGGCGAAATGGCCACTCCGATCATTGAGGCGACGAACAGCAGCAACCAGAAGTGGTGTCGCTCCTTGCCTTCGCGAGAGGGGTGCTCCTTGTTGCCCTTGCCGATGTAGTCCAGGGCATAGACGATCACCAGGAACCCTAAGACAGCCACCACGGTGAGCATGAGCATGCCCAGGGGATCTAAGAGGTAGCCGAACAACGGCACTGGCTCATGGCCAAGGCGCGGCACGGTGCCTGCTGGCCCCGCTTCGACCTGCATCGGCCGCTCTTCGGCTTCCCCGCGGAACTTGATCAGCCACGGCACCGAGATGGTCACCGCGCGCTCCGTTCCCGGGAAGACCCCGCCGATGATCGAGGCCGCCACAACGAGCATCAGCCCCACGGCCACCAGGGCCGAGAGGTCGCTCCACTTCTTCCGCAACAGCCCGGAGAGAACTGCACCTACCACGGGAAACAATAGGAGAAGCACCACAAGTGTACTCATGTAGTCGCGCCCTCGTCTGATGTCATCCCAAGCAGCTCGTTGACAAGTGCCCGCAGAAGCTCCACACTCTCCTGCACTGCAGGCGCCAGCCCAGATCCACGCCCGAGTCCGGCAGGCTGAATGCCAATGAGCACTACCTCAGCCCCTGTCTCCGCCCGCAGATAGTCAATCAACGTGCGCAACGACGCGTGATGCGTGTCAAACCTCTTCTGTGCAAGCCCATCCGCGCTGAGGATCGCGATCGTCCCCGGTTCTTGCCCGAGGTCGACCGCATCGGCAATCAGTATCCTGTCCGGCTTGAATTCCTTGACCGGCCCAGTGTAGGCTTCCGGCACGTCTCCACAGTCAATTGGGCAAAACCGCGCGCTGCGCACCAAGCCTCTTGCCAGGATCGAACCTGCCTGATCGTCGCCCCGCCATTCGCTGCCGACGCCCAGGAGCACTACCCGCCCTTTGAGCAGCGACTCGAGGGCGGCGGCCAGGCCCTCGGGCCTCATTCCTCCTCTCGTTTCAGCAATACTACAAAGATGAAGAACGCCGTCGCCAAGGTGGCGAGTACCTCAATCGCCAGATAAAAGGCGGCCACAAAAGGTCTGTACGCCGGCCTTCCCCACTCTTCGATGCCCTCAGCCAACAAGGGCGTCGGCACAGCCGAATCGCTGGCCTGGTTCGCCGGCTGAGCTGCAAGCGCCGTCTCGTCCAGCGCCGCTTGGCTTGGCTCGGCTGCAGTCAAGCTCCCGAACGCCCCGCAGGCAACAACCACCAGGAGTAAAAAGGCCTTCTGCAGATCCGTCGCAGTCATGGGTATGTCACTCCACTCGGCTCGAGTCGTACCCGATCAGCGCTCAGGCAGCACCTTGATCTGGCGCCAGCTAAACACCGGCCCGTCCACGCAAATGTACTTGTGGCCGATGGCGCAGTGTCCGCACTTGCCCACGCCGCATTTCATGTAGCGTTCCAAGGTGGAGATGATGTGATCGTCCGCAAAACCCATGGCCAGCAGATCCTGGATGACAAACCGGATCATGATCGGTGGTCCACAGGTAAATGCAAAGGTGCGCTTCGGGTCCACCTTGATTTTCTCGAAGAGAGTAGTGACCACCCCCACCGGGCCGGTCCATGACTCATCGGCGCGGTCTACGGTCTGGAGGAGGCGCACATCGTCGCGCGCGGCCCACTCCTCGAGCGCGTCCTTATACACCCGATCAGCTGGCGTACGCGCCCCGTACAGAATGGTAAACTCTCCGAACTTGATTCTCTTGTCGAAAATGGGCTCGATGAGGGAGCGCAGCGGTGGCAACCCGATACCTCCGGCCACGATGAGGATGTCGTAGCCCATCACCTCTTCGAAGGGAAAGCTGTTGCCCAGCGGGCCGCGCACGCCGAACACGTCGCCCACTTTGGCCTCATGCATGGCGTTGGTCACCGTGCCGGTGGCACGCACCGTGATGCGGAAGTTACCCTTGCGCAAGGGGTTTGAGCACAGGCCAAAGGGGGCCTCTCCCTTGCCGAAGACGGAGACTTCCACAAACTGCCCTGGCTTGTAGCTGAACGACTTGTTGTACTTCTCGTCCAAGAAGTGAAGGGTAAACGTCTTCGTATCGGGTGTCTCATCCACAATCTGGTCGATGACCGCCAGCTGTGGGAGGTAGAGGTTCTCCATTCCGCTGCTTCCTCGCCTTGTAGTTCACGAAGAGTGTCGCTACGCGCCCATCTGTTCGGGCTCCGGTTGTCCTTCACGCCGCAGCCGTTTCACCACGGCAGGCAAGTCCAAGAGCCCGATGGCCTCGCACACCGTGATGCACCGTCCGCAACCGACGCAGCCATGGTGGCCGTCCAGCTTGACATACGCATAGCTGAGCTTGTGGTAGAAGCGGCGCTTGATGCGCTCCTTAGTCTTTTCGCGCGGATTGTGCCCGGAGGCCTCACGCGTAAAGCCGGAATACTGGCACGAGTCCCAACAGCGGAAACGCACCCCGCACGTTGGCGACTCCATGTAGTCGGCCACGTCGTAGCACGTG contains:
- a CDS encoding hydrogenase 3 maturation endopeptidase HyCI, whose amino-acid sequence is MRPEGLAAALESLLKGRVVLLGVGSEWRGDDQAGSILARGLVRSARFCPIDCGDVPEAYTGPVKEFKPDRILIADAVDLGQEPGTIAILSADGLAQKRFDTHHASLRTLIDYLRAETGAEVVLIGIQPAGLGRGSGLAPAVQESVELLRALVNELLGMTSDEGATT
- a CDS encoding FAD/NAD(P)-binding protein is translated as MENLYLPQLAVIDQIVDETPDTKTFTLHFLDEKYNKSFSYKPGQFVEVSVFGKGEAPFGLCSNPLRKGNFRITVRATGTVTNAMHEAKVGDVFGVRGPLGNSFPFEEVMGYDILIVAGGIGLPPLRSLIEPIFDKRIKFGEFTILYGARTPADRVYKDALEEWAARDDVRLLQTVDRADESWTGPVGVVTTLFEKIKVDPKRTFAFTCGPPIMIRFVIQDLLAMGFADDHIISTLERYMKCGVGKCGHCAIGHKYICVDGPVFSWRQIKVLPER
- a CDS encoding 4Fe-4S dicluster domain-containing protein — protein: FDLQLTDFGDRYLIDVGSNKGIAILKKVKKGLVAATQEDLQRRKELMAKCDSQMVPTAYVAKAIIQITNNRVREELWDEMGFECFSCGGCTHVCPVCTCYDVADYMESPTCGVRFRCWDSCQYSGFTREASGHNPREKTKERIKRRFYHKLSYAYVKLDGHHGCVGCGRCITVCEAIGLLDLPAVVKRLRREGQPEPEQMGA